In Chryseobacterium scophthalmum, the genomic stretch AAGAAACTTTTCTCTGAAGATCTTCAATATCAGTAATCGACTGAAATCTGTTAACACCTACTCTTACAAAAATCATTTTCTGATATCCCAATTCAGCTCCTGCATAAGGGGTTATACTTGCAAAATCTGTTGAAAGCAGAGCCGCCGTTTTAGCAAAATCTACATTAATTCCTGCTTCTGGTAAAACATACAAACTGCTATTAATATTAAATAACTTACTTGCTCCTGCATTTAGCTTCGGCATTGTCAATTCCATTTTATCGGTTGGAGCAGGGTTAAATTCTTCACCATTTACGATTGTGGACAATTCTTTTTGATTCACAGTCCAAAAGTTGACGGTTGTAGTTGCATCGCGAAGAACTCCACCGAATTTCCATCCGTTATCAGCTTTATAAATAGCACCAACATCAAAACCAAAACCATATCCGCTAGCAAATTTTCCTACATTTCTGTAAACGATTTTAGCATTCACACCAACATCCAATTTCGGATTTCCACCAGGATTGAATGCATAAGAAATGATTCCTGCATAATCTGATTGTGAGAATTTAGTAATTTTATCGTAATCAATATTTCCTTCCGTATCGATTAATTGAGTAGTATTTAAAATATTATCAACCCCTAAACGAACAATTGAAACTCCAAAAACTCCTGTCTCCAAAACTTTTGCGTAAGCCAAATAATCATATTTTGCGATAGATTCAAAATATTCTGCGTGCATTGCTGCACCTTGCCAATCTCTTGTAATCCCATTCAAACCTGCGGGATTCCACATTGGTGAATACACATCGTCCTGACTGGTCATTACGGCACCTCCCATCCCGATTCCTCTAGCTCCGGCTCCGATATTTAAAAATTCATTGGAATATTTTCTGATAATCTGAGATTGAGAAAACCCAAATAAAAGGGAAAATACTAATAATAGATATTTTTTCATCATGTAGAATAGATGCTTAGTTAATGTTTTTTTGTTTTCTAGTTTTTATCAGCGCATTTACAACAATTGCCAAAATCATAACCAAAGATGCAACATAAAATACCGGGCTCATGTGTTCTGATTCTCCAAAGATAAAAAAAGCTAGTATAATTCCGTAAACTGGTTCTAAATTAACTGTTAAAATTAAAGTAAATGGCGAAATGTATTTCATCAGCTTCACAGATTCAAACATAGGATACGCTGTAAATACACTTGCCAACAAGCCTATTAACGCAAGATCTCTATAATTTATTTCATCCATGTGCATGATTTGCCCTGTTGCAAGATAAAATATCATTAAAATAAACCATCCTGAAAAGATTTCATAGAAAATAATATTTCCAGAACTGGTTTTTCCGAAAAGTTTTCCATTAAAAACTGAGAATACGGTTCCGAAAATGGCACACAAAACTCCGTAAAAAATTCCTTCTTTATACTGAAACTCTGTTTTAAAAATAAGTAAAATACAGGCAACAATAACCGCTCCCATTACCACTTCCGAAACATCAACTTTCCGTTTAAAAACAATAGGCTCCAAAACCGAAGCAAACAAAGTAGATAACGAGAGACAACTTAAAGCAATAGAAACATTGGAAACTTTAATCGAATAAAAAAAGCAGTACCAATGCAGCGCCATAAAAAAACCAACTCCCGATAACTGTAAGAATAGTTTTTTTGAAACTTTAATGCTCTCTTTTTTGTAAATTCTTATAAATGCATAAAGAAATATGGCTGCAAAAAGCATTCTGTAAAATACAAGAATCTGGGCATTTGCGGTAATCAGTTTACCTAAAATTGCTGTGAATCCCCATAAAAAGACAATTAAATGTAATCTGAAAAGTGCTAATTTCTGCATATTGATCCTCTAAATTTTAAACAGACAAATTTACAAATAGCTTTTCATTAAATTTAAAAAAATATAAGATTAGTATCATTATTTCTAATGATAATATCAACTTTCTTGTTCAGGATAAAATTTTATTTAATTTATCAGATAAATACTAAAATTTAGATATCAAAGAAATAACAGAATGAGTATAAAAATCCAAAAACCCTGAAAATCTATAGAACTTTCAGGGCCTTCAAATAATAAACTATTAAAAAAATAAACTAGGAACTTAGAGTATTTATATAGAAACTTTCATTTCTATTACTCTATTGTAAAGTTAGCAAAATATGCACCAAAAAAAACATATCATTTGTTAAAAATATCATAATTTTCTGATAACCAAATCATTAAAATAAAATAAACATATTTTACTACTTTTTCTAAAAATAGTATCTTTAGGCAGATTAAAATATAAATTTCATGGATATTGAATTTAACAAAAGAGAAGATCAAAATAAATTAAAATTATCTGAAATCAACCGTTTGCTTACAGAAATTAAAAAAGGCGGTGGCGAAAAAAGACTTCAGAAACTTCGTGACGAAGGGAAAATGACGGCAAGAGAAAGAATAGAATATCTTCTTGATAAAAATTCAGATTCCATAGAAATTGGTGCTTTTGCGGGTTATGAAATGTATGAAGAACATGGCGGTTGCCCAAGTGGGGGTGTTGTGGTTGTAATGGGTTATGTTTCCGGAAAGCAATGTTTAGTTGTAGCAAATGATGCTTCGGTAAAAGCTGGAGCTTGGTTTCCGATTACTGGAAAGAAAAATCTAAGAGCGCAGGAAATCGCTATGGAAAACAGACTTCCAATAATTTATCTTGTAGATTCTGCAGGAGTTTATCTTCCGATGCAGGACGAAATTTTCCCTGATAAAGAAATGTTTGGAAGAATTTTTAGAAATAATGCTAAAATGAGCGCTTCAGGAATTATTCAGATTTCAGCAGTAATGGGAAGCTGTGTTGCAGGTGGAGCTTATCTTCCGATTATGAGCGACGAAGCGATGATTGTAGATAAAACCGGATCTATTTTCTTAGCTGGAAGTTATTTGGTAAAAGCTGCAATCGGTGAAAGTATTGACAACGAAACTTTAGGTGGAGCAACAACGCATTGTGCAATTTCTGGAGTTACCGATTATAAAGCTAAAGACGATAAAGATGCTTTAGACCGCATTAAAAATATTATGAAATCTGTAGGAAGCTATGACAAGGCAGGTTTCGACAGAATAGAAAGTTTCCCTCCTAAAGAAAAAATAGATAATATTTTCGGAATTATGCCTGTTTCCAGAGCAGAGCAATACGATACTTTAGAAATTATAAAATGTATTGTTGATAATTCTGAATTTGAAGAATACAAAGCAGATTACGGTAAAAGTATTATCTGTGC encodes the following:
- a CDS encoding DMT family transporter, which encodes MQKLALFRLHLIVFLWGFTAILGKLITANAQILVFYRMLFAAIFLYAFIRIYKKESIKVSKKLFLQLSGVGFFMALHWYCFFYSIKVSNVSIALSCLSLSTLFASVLEPIVFKRKVDVSEVVMGAVIVACILLIFKTEFQYKEGIFYGVLCAIFGTVFSVFNGKLFGKTSSGNIIFYEIFSGWFILMIFYLATGQIMHMDEINYRDLALIGLLASVFTAYPMFESVKLMKYISPFTLILTVNLEPVYGIILAFFIFGESEHMSPVFYVASLVMILAIVVNALIKTRKQKNIN
- a CDS encoding putative type IX sorting system protein PorV2; this translates as MMKKYLLLVFSLLFGFSQSQIIRKYSNEFLNIGAGARGIGMGGAVMTSQDDVYSPMWNPAGLNGITRDWQGAAMHAEYFESIAKYDYLAYAKVLETGVFGVSIVRLGVDNILNTTQLIDTEGNIDYDKITKFSQSDYAGIISYAFNPGGNPKLDVGVNAKIVYRNVGKFASGYGFGFDVGAIYKADNGWKFGGVLRDATTTVNFWTVNQKELSTIVNGEEFNPAPTDKMELTMPKLNAGASKLFNINSSLYVLPEAGINVDFAKTAALLSTDFASITPYAGAELGYQKMIFVRVGVNRFQSITDIEDLQRKVSFQPSAGIGIRYRGLTLDYAISNSGIGGSNFYSNFFSLKLDMGEFRND
- a CDS encoding acyl-CoA carboxylase subunit beta — encoded protein: MDIEFNKREDQNKLKLSEINRLLTEIKKGGGEKRLQKLRDEGKMTARERIEYLLDKNSDSIEIGAFAGYEMYEEHGGCPSGGVVVVMGYVSGKQCLVVANDASVKAGAWFPITGKKNLRAQEIAMENRLPIIYLVDSAGVYLPMQDEIFPDKEMFGRIFRNNAKMSASGIIQISAVMGSCVAGGAYLPIMSDEAMIVDKTGSIFLAGSYLVKAAIGESIDNETLGGATTHCAISGVTDYKAKDDKDALDRIKNIMKSVGSYDKAGFDRIESFPPKEKIDNIFGIMPVSRAEQYDTLEIIKCIVDNSEFEEYKADYGKSIICATARVDGWSVGIVANQRKLVKSGKGEMQFGGVIYSDSADKATRFIANCNQRKIPLIFLQDVTGFMVGSKSEHGGIIKDGAKMVNAVSNSVVPKFTIITGNSYGAGNYAMCGKAYDPRLIVAWPWADLAVMGGAQAAKVLAQIQESTLKKQGKVITEEEHQEILDTITKKYQKQTEATYAASRLWTDAIINPIDTRKWISMGIEAANHSPITEKFNLGVIQV